From the Ascaphus truei isolate aAscTru1 chromosome 15, aAscTru1.hap1, whole genome shotgun sequence genome, one window contains:
- the CD40 gene encoding tumor necrosis factor receptor superfamily member 5 produces the protein MSGSLRQMTLRRRIAEDAGLEQQSGGTAERDVVCRCQSDRHCSSQSCETCVLNTLCLPGHGVTQRASLFSDTQCSPCAEGTFSNITSSTEPCGVWRSCDSAQQDSVPGSRVSDVTCTARSGGLPVIVILLLSLLILCPLVAVLVWVLYRRVPMKCLKTKKKQQGILLQDHPPQIPEEDQDPALDTTMQGLPVAQEQGKDSHMSQEEV, from the exons aTGCAGGGTTGGAGCAGCAGAGCGGGGGTACAGCAGAGAGGGACGTAGTGTGTAGGTGTCAGAGTGACCGACACTGTTCCAGCCAGTCGTGTGAGACATGTGTGCTGAACACGCTTTGCCTCCCAGGACACGGAGTCACGCAGAGAG CCAGCTTGTTTTCGGACACTCAGTGCTCCCCCTGCGCAGAGGGAACCTTCTCCAATATTACATCTTCCACAGAGCCGTGCGGAGTGTGGCGAAG TTGTGACTCTGCACAGCAGGACAGTGTCCCAGGATCCCGTGTCAGTGACGTGACGTGCA CCGCTCGGTCGGGGGGGCTTCCTGTGATTGTGATTCTACTCCTCAGTCTCCTCATTCTGTGCCCACTTGTTGCGGTGCTGGTCTGGGTGCTATAcaggaggg ttCCAATGAAATGTCTAAAGACCAAGAAAAAACAGCAG GGGATTCTGCTGCAGGATCACCCCCCGCAGATCCccgaggaggatcaggaccctgcGCTGGATACCACCATGCAGGGGTTACCTGTGGCCCAGGAGCAGGGCAAGGACAGCCACATGTCACAGGAGGAAGTGTGA